Proteins encoded within one genomic window of Triticum aestivum cultivar Chinese Spring chromosome 2D, IWGSC CS RefSeq v2.1, whole genome shotgun sequence:
- the LOC123054226 gene encoding putative glycerol-3-phosphate transporter 1 encodes MGSSTENRSRMGSIKPMGIQLIECVRGGPLSFRSSQALVLVLTFLSYASYHATRKTTSIVKSVLDPKTTNLGLLHWPSHMYLQELKGAANNTALESGWAPFNGEDGTQLLGEIDLAFLGVYAIGMFFAGHLGDRVDLRILLTIGMVGTGLFTAAFGAGYWLNIHSFYYFLGVQMIAGLFQSSGWPSVVAVVGNWFGKSKRGLIMGIWNAHTSVGNISGSLIAAAMLKFGWSWSFAVPGAMIALVGLAVFLFLPVDPEVIGVEEDRHVKDYEKNGTDVPLLEGHSSGRDEAVGFIQAWRIPGVAPFALCLFFCKLVAYTFLYWLPFYLSHTEIGGEYLSDSAAGILSTLFDVGGVVGGILAGHISDRLDARALTAATFTFSAIPALFFYRIYGSISLTWNVALMFVTGVLVNGPYALITTAVSADLGTHSSLNGNSRALATVTAIIDGTGSIGAAVGPLLTGYISAKSWSGVFTMLMASALVAGLLLSRLVVAEITAKMAAPQRPVELASDLPVSSLEEP; translated from the exons ATGGGCTCCTCAACTGAGAACAGAAGCAGAATGGGTAGCATAAAGCCTATGGGGATTCAGCTCATCGAGTGTGTCCGTGGCGGCCCTCTCTCCTTCAGATCATCGCAGGCTCTTGTGTTGGTGCTCACCTTCCTGTCATATGCCAGTTACCATGCCACTAGGAAAACCACAAGCATTGTCAAGAGTGTTCTTGATCCCAAGACAACAAACCTAGGCTTGTTGCACTGGCCCAGCCATATGTATCTTCAAGAGCTGAAAGGCGCGGCGAACAACACGGCTCTCGAGAGTGGCTGGGCTCCGTTCAACGGCGAGGATGGCACCCAGCTGCTCGGCGAGATCGATCTTGCATTCCTTGGGGTGTATGCAATTGGCATGTTCTTTGCTGGCCATCTGGGTGACCGGGTGGATCTCAGGATCCTCCTGACCATCGGAATGGTCGGAACCGGGCTGTTCACCGCCGCTTTCGGAGCCGGCTACTGGCTCAACATCCACAGCTTCTACTACTTTCTGGGCGTCCAGATGATCGCCGGCCTGTTCCAGTCGTCCGGCTGGCCTTCCGTGGTCGCAGTCGTCGGCAATTGGTTCGGGAAGAGCAAGAGGGGGCTGATCATGGGGATCTGGAACGCTCACACCTCCGTGGGGAACATTTCTGGCTCACTGATCGCCGCTGCCATGCTGAAGTTCGGGTGGAGCTGGTCGTTTGCAGTCCCTGGTGCCATGATCGCGCTGGTCGGGCTCGCCGTGTTTCTGTTCTTGCCCGTTGACCCCGAGGTGATAGGCGTCGAGGAGGATCGCCATGTGAAGGACTACGAGAAGAATGGCACGGATGTGCCTCTGCTGGAAGGACATTCCAGTGGTAGAGACGAGGCAGTGGGGTTCATTCAGGCATGGAGAATCCCCGGCGTTGCCCCATTTGCTCTCTGCCTCTTCTTCTGCAAGCTTGTCGCCTACACGTTCCTCTACTGGCTTCCCTTCTATCTCAGCCACACAG AGATCGGGGGAGAATATCTGTCAGACTCTGCGGCGGGGATCCTGTCGACCCTGTTCGACGTGGGCGGCGTCGTCGGCGGCATCCTCGCCGGCCACATCTCCGACCGGCTGGACGCGCGGGCGCTGACGGCGGCCACCTTCACCTTCTCCGCGATCCCGGCGCTCTTCTTCTACCGCATCTACGGGAGCATCTCGCTGACGTGGAACGTGGCGCTCATGTTCGTGACGGGGGTGCTGGTGAACGGGCCCTACGCGCTCATCACCACCGCCGTGTCCGCCGACCTCGGCACGCACAGCTCGCTCAACGGCAACTCCCGCGCGCTGGCCACCGTGACGGCGATCATCGACGGCACGGGCTCCATCGGCGCGGCCGTCGGGCCGCTCCTGACGGGGTACATCTCCGCCAAGAGCTGGAGCGGCGTGTTCACGATGCTCATGGCGTCGGCGCTCGTCGCGGGGCTGCTGCTGTCGAGGCTGGTCGTGGCCGAGATCACCGCGAAGATGGCGGCGCCGCAGAGGCCCGTCGAATTGGCGAGCGACCTGCCCGTGTCGTCGCTGGAGGAACCTTAG
- the LOC123049766 gene encoding 40S ribosomal protein S25-like: MAVKKDSKAAASSSSAKHANAGSGKQQQKKKKWSKGKQKEKLSNAVLFDQATYDKMLSEAPKYKLVTPSVLSERLRINASLAKRGIKDLMARGLVREVSLHASQQIFTRATNVPSS, encoded by the exons ATG GCCGTGAAGAAGGACAGCAAGGCGGCGGCATCCTCGTCGTCGGCGAAGCACGCCAATGCCGGCAGCgggaagcagcagcagaagaagaag AAGTGGAGCAAGGGAAAGCAGAAGGAGAAGCTCAGCAACGCCGTGCTGTTCGACCAGGCCACCTACGACAAGATGCTGTCCGAGGCGCCCAAGTACAAGCTCGTCACACCATCCGTCCTCTCGGAGCGCCTTAGG ATTAATGCGTCCCTGGCTAAGAGGGGCATCAAGGACCTGATGGCAAGGGGGCTCGTGAGGGAGGTGTCCCTTCATGCCAGCCAGCAGATTTTCACCAGGGCCACCAATGTACCATCGAGTTAA